The sequence below is a genomic window from Falco rusticolus isolate bFalRus1 chromosome 8, bFalRus1.pri, whole genome shotgun sequence.
CTGCTGCAACTGAAGTCAAGGTCCTTTTCTGATGTGTTGCAGCATTACAGTGTGGCACGCTGTGAGTTTTTTTATCTTCATGCCCTGTTCTCCCCTTGCCCCCTTATAcaccccaccacacacacccccaagtTACTTGAGCACTAGGACTGGTGACCTAAGTGTCAATAGATTTTAGCCAGGTAGCGTTTTTaacaacccccaaacaaaataTTGTTGAAGATCAAATCACTTGTATTTATGTGTTTCCATTCTGGTTTGTTCACAGAAACTGGAATCTGATTCAGAGGAGAATAACACAAGTACTGAAAGTAAGTTAgctcagaaaaggcagaaatgccCAATTCCTCTAAAAGTAGCCATGAAGTTTCCACCTCGAAGatcagagaggaggaagggtgAAATGGAACCTTTTCCTGAAGAGCTGGTGCCTGCTCCAGATTCAGATCCAGACTCTGACTCTGAAGAAAAGGGTGCCATGTTTTTAGAAAAGAGAGCTTTAAAcatcaaggaaaacaaagcaatggcAAGTACTCAATGTTCCCCTTGGGGGTCTCTTTACTttcccacccccactcccccacccccgcccctTGACTCTTAGGGGACCTCTTTGGTTGTCCAGAGTAACTCTAATGGGAATTGTGTGAATGCATTAAGAGGAATTTACATTCCTGATACTTAAATCTGATACTTTATGCCCACTGGCATGTGAAAATGTGGAGGCTAAGTACTTCAGTAAAAATCCATAGGCTGCAAGCCTAAAGAACAGGGCTTCAGCATAATAAGCTTGAGCATTTTCAAATTACTTGCAGTCACTAGAACATAAATAAGacataaaagtaaaaagttGAAGAGTGACTGTTTTCCGCTAAGTAATTGTACTTCTAGCCAATTGCCCTAATCTAATAGTCTGTAATGGCACATAAACACCCTTTTAAggctctgcttccttttctttcccttgttaGCTTGCAAAACTAATGGCCGAGttgcaaaatgtttctggtATCTTTGCTGGGAGAAAGTCATTGCCAACTGTCAGTCATGTAAGTATAAACTTATTatgtttgctttcagatttcTGATGGTCAAATTCTGATGTTATGAAACAAGGCTCTAATAAACCATGTAAATCAAAGTCCAGTTCAGAATTTTATTGCTTCCTAAAACAGGCACCCTCATTGTGCGATTCTCTTTTGATTTGCCACCGTATAAAGCGAAACAGATTAATTCATAAAGGTTAGGCATCTTCACAGGCCAATAAAACTAAACAAGGTGtgtgtaaatatgtatttatacgAAGGTTGGAGGTAAGGGAGGCAGCTCAGACTTTGAAGCTCAAGCCTGAATATTCTGCGAGTTTGGAATCTTGAAAAAACCCCTGATGTCTGGCATAACAAACTCCTTAAAGAAGGTTGGGTTGTGAATTGGCAGTGTAATGAATTTCACTGTTAATTTACCTGTAAGCTCTGTGAAGATGGGAACAACACTACAAGTCACAACTCCTCATAGATATGGGTTCTTCTGCTGCATGGGGGAATTACTGTATCTTACACCTCCACAGATGCAAAATTGCTTTTGATTATTTCTCTGCAGCTTGCAGAATGCCCAAGATGAGTTTGCCTAGGATGTTTTTATCTTGTGTTTTCTGATTTGGGACGGGGGAGATTTGCTTGtgggaaagacagaaggaagaggTGTCTTTCAGGGGAGGAATTCATAGCAGGAACAAGAGCTGTCTGGGTTTTAGCCTGTTTAATTAAGGGCTCTTAAACTTTGCCAGGGGCCAAAGCAGATTTCAAGGCGTTCATTGCCCAGAAGTGCTTTGAGGAGGAACCCAGACCGAAGTTCTCGGCCTCACACAAGATCCAGGTCCCTCATAGAAGGTCCTCCTCTTTTACcggaagaggaagatgatgacCGGTACATTTTAgtgagaagaagaaagatgtcTGATGAATACCTGGAGGTAAGTTGAGGTTCTAGCTCTCCGTTTGCAGGTTGATCATGAAGGTGGTTTTGTATCAAGGAAATAGCAATTCATACATAACTGATAAAGATTATGAGTATGCCGTTGCctgggaagaaatacagaaaatagcaTGTTGTATGTGTTCTCTGTTTTCCCTTGCCTTATCTTTGAAAAATCACTTCCTCTTGCACTCCAGCAGGAATTAGGCACCCTGAAGGTGACAGACCCTAGGAAAGGTGCTAAAGCTGCATCCATATCTTACGTCTTTGTAAAGATCTGTTACCTCTTATTTAAATATGATAGGTGCTTGAGACTTTGGCATTTCTCTGAAGATCCTCACATTGTTTTTGTAGAGGTTTTGCTGAAGCTAATACAAAAGTGTTGTCTTCACTATTCAGCATGAAGCCCGAACTTCCAGGAGGGGTTGTCGTGGTGCCATGGCTTTTCCACACGTTGTGCGTCCAGTTGAGGAGATAACAGAAGAAGAACTGGATAATATTTGTGGATCTGCAAGAGATAAAGTATATAACAGGACCATGGTAAGTATATTCCAGCTTTGTGAAATGCATACTTTTTGAAGTGATTTCCTGCTTGTGGTTTAGTATCAAAATAGAGCGGACTCTCTCCCACTGAGGGGAAGAATGTGTGTGATTTCTGGGAGAAGTATGCCTAAGATCTTGAGATGTCATCTGTTGTCTTTCCCTGAATTTATAGAATGGTCTTTACCAAGCCAATTAGCTTGCTTTCAGCCTGGAACAACTGTAGTACCTAAGTGATACCAGCCAAGGAAAGTGAGTAACAGATACTGAAGGTGCAGTGTTACAACAGTCTTGGTTCAGACTTGCAGGGTGGCTTTCTGTTTCAGGATAGGCACTGCTAGCTGCCCAAGAGATTGCTTGTTAAATGCTCTATTCCCCTAACTCAAGAGCCATCTTTAATGTCTTGTTTCCTGAACTGTTCCTGTGTTCTAGGGATCCACCTGTCATCAGTGTCGCCAAAAAACCATAGACACCAAGACAAATTGTCGTAACCCTGATTGCGTAGGAGTGCGGGGCCAGTTCTGTGGGCCATGCCTCCGCAATAGGTATGGAGAAGACGTCAGAACAGCGTTGCTGGATCCAGTAAGATACTTTTAATATTGGCTTTATTGTGCTTAACCAATGCATCTCTCTGCTCAAGTTACTCGTAGCTTAAGAGTTTTAGCAGGGGAACTGCTTACAGTACTGTAGTACATAATGCAGTCCTAGTTTGATTCAGACTGACTCACAGTAGCTTGTGTTGTGTAGAAGTCCTTGTAGTTAATGCTTCTGTAGCTTTATTTGCAGGAGTTAACTATGAGAACAGAGCTccaacatttctgtatttgagtATCAGAATAATGTTCTCTTTTGCCTTGTGTTAGTGCTTAATGCCCTACGGAAAGAAACCGTATTGTGGACAAAGTACTGTTGTTGTGGGCTGTGAAAGTGGTGCAGGAGTTGAGCAGGGTGGCATGCTTCCTGTGGTTATGTGCAAGGCAGGCAAAGGAGAGTTTAATGCCTTACAACTGAAGAATCTGCTCTTGCGTCGGTTTAGACAACTTTTGCAGCACTGATGTTCACAGCAGAACTCTGTGTGGAGCAGGGCCTTTTTGAAGTTGTGGATGTGAACTATGTATATTCCAGTTCGGTTAAAAAGGCTTGTTCTGTCTTCCATTTAGACCTGGAGGTGCCCACCGTGTCGTGGAATCTGCAACTGTAGCTTCTGCAGACAGCGAGATGGCCGATGTGCTACGGGTGTCCTGGTCTATCTGGCCAAGTACCATGGCTATGACAATGTCCATGCCTACTTGAAAAGGTAAGTATGCCATCATGTCAGAGCAGAGTCAGGCCACCAAGTGGGATAAGCAGCTCAaaacagggagaggagagctCTCCACATCCCAGTTTGTCAGGTAAATCTCAAGATCAGTCCATATTGCCTTTAGAATAATCTGAGACTTCGCCATATGATTTTTCTGACATCTTGGTTCTTAATCAACACGAGCGGTATATCCACTCAGTCTTTTGGCTCTCAACTTCAGTTGTGTTCATTGTCAGGGCTTCCACTAATTTGTCAGTTTCCAAATAGTATTTTGCCACAAGCTAACTCATGTTTCTACTTGTCTTTCAGTCTGAAACAAGAACTTGGAATGGAAGATTGAAGCCGTGACTGTCTTTAAATTGCATACTCTTTCACCAATGTCATATTATTGCCTACAGTGAATTGTTTAATCAAATGAGACTACAAAGCCAgtgctgcctttctcttctcttctggGTAAAAAAGGATAAAGAACTTAAACTTGTCTCAGTGCAAATAATCCTTGGGAAAACTGTTTAATGAAGGTCTTTGCCCACAGGccattgtttgctttttaagcaGCTTTGCAAATCAGATAGCATCAGTCCTTGCTTTCATGCCAATaaccctgcctgcccccacccccaaaagGAGATAGGGTCTTATTCATCAGTGATCTGTGCTGCAGGTGTATTCATGCTTTGTAGTTGATGACAAAAATATACAGATGTTCTGAAAATTCAGGGCACTGTTCCCCACTGAACCAAGCACTTCAGGCCAACTTCTTCTGCAGTACAGACTCTTACTGAACATAAATGATTCAACAGAAGCTAAAATTCTGTAAAACAACAATGCCTTCTTAAGGTCAAAAGGGAAGCCCTAAAAGTTGTGGCTGAGCAGTCTCCAAGCACCAATATTTATACTCAAAGAGCATGTTGACCATTTTAAGAGAGATTCGCAGAGtgactgaaaatgcagcagGGACAGTCCAAGGTGgcactttgtatttttgttcagctgggaggaggctgctggTGCAAGCTTCCACAGTACCAGCACTACCACTGCTGCATAGTCATGACAGTGACATGAATGTACTGGTATGTGTTGTGGACTGACTACTCTGTCTAAAAACAATCTGTACCCTTTGTTAAATTACTGTGTTTGTGGGttctcttctccctgctctttttgcaactgcagaactgctgctttgcagaatCGGCACTGGTCCTGGGGAAGAGGAATGCTTCCAGGCAGGGCTTGGCATGTGGCTGTTGGCCAACTACAAGTGGATGAAAGATGGTAACCTGTTGAGTTTGGTTATTAGGAAAGGGGGCAATGACAAGCAATGGCTGGAATTAGAAGCCTGAATTTTTTCACCTCTAAAAATCAAAGACTTTCTAAACTACAGTCCAGCTTAAAGTGAGTTACTCTTCCAGTTGCATAGTGGCATAAACATAAATAGACAATGTTCTCAAGGGACACCCTCGTTTTAGTAATGGATGAGAACAATTGCCTCAtcaaaaagacttttaaattaaaataaataaaaagggagaTGTGGTGGGTTGCATACAGTTTGTGAGCACTTAGAGATGTGGTTAGTGCTGTGGTCTGCTCCTTAACAGTCCAGCCATATTTCTGTGTCTGAGTCTGCATTATTGTAGAAGGCTATTCTGCATGATGTTAATGAACCATGAGTACAGCAAAAACGGAGTTGAAGAGTTTTAATGTGCTGTGTGTGTGGATGGGGTCTTGTGTACTCAGTGCTGTAGAAAAGAAGATGCCATGAAAACTGCATCTGGAGGACCACAAAGTGTATAAAAGCGCTTAGTTTGGTTATGGAAACTACTGTATAAGCTTTGTATAAGGTTTAGAATGTAATGTTAATAAATGTACAGTCAAACAGTAGAAGAATCAACTTGCTTTTATTGAGCAATAGAACAAGGCATGGGTTTAGACTTAGACTTACCTGCTTGTACAGTATTTGTGCTGTGTGTATACATAATGATCCACAGTTTATACCTTACTGGAGATTACATCAGTatgtgggggaggggagaggaatttagaaagaaaagctatttatgTCTCAGACTTGCAGTTCTGTTTCATAAATCATCTGTCCTATTGAAAATCTCCtatcctctctttttttatagTGTGAAGAGCTGTGCAATCTGAGTTGGAGAGTGCTTTACTCTCTAGGTACATTTTGTGAAGAAGGAACTCTAGAAATACATGTTCTGAGAGATCAGagccatttttaattttttttttttctttctaattgcTGGCCTTGCCTTCTGATTGCTACAGTGTTAAAGAGCCGAGCTAAAAGCAAACCTTGCATCATAACCACAGAGACTGCTGTATTTGGGTTTACTCAGATCTACAGCGTTTGGtacaaagattttattttgaaaatcaaaactttCTGGATTAGAATTTTTGCCTgttaactgtttttaaaaagcccacTAGAGCTGTACTTAAATTTTACTACCTTTCAGGTAAACTTTAGTTGCAAACTAAAGGAGTCAGTTATTTCTGTTGTTATACCTGGGGGAGCAGTTGGACTAGGacatcttcctcttcccagcccCGTGTCCCTGAACCAGGCTTGCATTGATATTCATGCTGCTTGGATTGTATTGTTTGGTACCTGATGACTAATTTGTGATAGAAATACATATGTGCTGAGTCCAGGCCAGATATAGACTTCAAGCACGTGTGCTATGTGCTTAcccttctgctctttttttttttttttttttttttctttaaactagTTGCCTATGTCCTGAGCTGAgaagggtgaggaggaggatATCATCATTCTGGACACAAGTAAAAAGTCAGGTGCCTGctgctatatatatattttaaattccgccccccacccccgccaaCCAAACTCTGAAGTAACTTCTCTTGggagctctgtgctggagcagagaatTACTTGGGGGGGCCTGATTGCAGGCTGACAGTGCTGAAACTGTGTTTGATAATtgtgctgcttgcttttgcGTCGGTGTAGCTGAGTCTAGAGAGAGGAGTTAAGTGTGACTCTGGCAGAAGATTATGCAAAGCCGACCTGTAGTTGAAGAGGAACAGGAAAGAAGTGATCAAGCAGGGTGACTGAGCTGTCCCAAGATACTCTGTACTGGTAAAACCCTCATGTTGACTCTAGCCTAAAAGTTTTGTGTAAATGCATCACCCTTCATCGTGCTGCTGGTGTAGTATGTTAGTTTATGGTTTATGTGATGATTTTGAGGTGTGTCTCAATACACCTTTTTCCCCAGGCCTCTATACCACGGCTACTTTTAAGTACTGTTGATACTAACTCGACAAAAAGTTAAAGAGCTTATGGATTATATCTGCAGCAAATGGGCAGCAATTTAAGAAATTTCATGTGGAAAAGATCCTAACTCTTGTcagctttccaaaaaaaaaaaaagtgcatggaAATAGAGTATCACCATTAAAGTAAGAACAGAAGAATGAATCTCATGTGTGAGGTAGAATGACTTGGTTATTGGCTGTATGACTTTATTCTCTCACTACTCTCAGCTCTAGGGCCAGGTGACGTTGCGCCTAGGTCTGACACagctgctaatttttttttaacctggtaTAATTCTTTATAACTGCTAGAAATAGAATACTGGAAAGAGTAATAGGCAAATCACATTCCAGTTCCTTAGACCTTTGTTCCTTCTGGTGGGAAGGTGGATGGGAATGGCCTTTGTGGCTATGTAGTAGTCTGAGAGAAGTGACTATGCCAGAAAGGTGAGTGataactgcttttttaaaataagttaaatatgtaaataaaccCCCAAGCTTGCTTATGAGTAAACTTATCATTGGTGATAGTATCCACTGATGGAATTGGCCTAACCCACCTTACTATCAGAAGATTCTCTTAGACTGGTACATGTTAATAGATATATTATTTGCTTCTTCCTTGTCTCATTTAGCCACATGCTGAAGCATTAGGTCTCTTTAGATCTTGAGAGAAGgatttttgttgtctttagCTAttaagcagggtttttttctttacaagttAGTTACAAAAACAGCATTGAAGTGTTGCTTCACAGGCTGATAAGTAGCATACGCTGTACATTCCAGAGCAACATGCTGGGCTGCAATGGAAACCTGTAAACTAGGTGTTAGTTTTGGAAAGTGCCTCCCATCCCTTCCTAGCCTCATGGGCTAATATACCTTTATTTTGTCTGCCAGAAACCTAAAAACGTATTTTAGAGAGAACAGCAAGGAGATGGTAACAACAAAGCATCATCATCATTTGCTTGGGCAGGCTAATGGGATCAAAAGGCAAAAGTCTAGTCAGAGAACAGCTTTCAGTGTTCCAGGGTGAGGGAACACAGCTGACTTTGAAACCTTATCTGTAACACACAATGTAGGTCTGAAGCATTTGGCAACAGAGTCACCCACTGACCTCTGCTGGCATAAACCAGTTTGTTCTCTTACAGCTTTTTGTTAGTGCAGCTCTGGTATGGCTAATGGCGTAAGCTAGTGTGGAGATTTTGGAAACACTGCCTGCTGTTCTTTCATGTTCTTGGCCTCGCAACAAAAACAAGTGAGTAAAAGATACAGCTTGCTTTGCCGAGTATAGGCTGGCCAGCCTATGGGGTCCTGAACACCAGCACCCAGGTAATGCCGAGCTGTGTGGTAGATGGGATAATGAGTGTATGGGCTCCAAATGTTGAGAGGACAGAATCACGTTTTCACAGGTCTCACCCTTCTTCCAAATAATTATCCTGGGGCTCCTAGGTGGGTGTCAAAAAACCTACAAACCCTTTTGAGGTTGGGGTGGCAAACAGGAGGGGAATTGTATGTTTGAACCCAAAAATACAATGATCGGTGCAAGTGGTGGTAGTCTGAAACTGGGAGGTGAGGGAGGAATTGGGATTCCTGTGGTGACTGATACTTAGAAGAAGTTGTGGATAATGAATTTGTATGAAAACATGTCTAGAGCACAGAGCTACAGTCATGTTAAACAAGATCTGCTTGCTGCTATTTGGTATGGGCTCTCTTCCAGCTAGAACTGGTCAAGCTCAGGTTGCAGGGATGGAAGACAgttctgttaaatgaaaaaaataaaccaaaagtCATGGTGTGGTCAGGATGGGGTAAGAAGGCATTGCATCTGTCTCTTTTATTAGTACTGTTTTAGTAGTATTTATGCTGATCACTTGAACTAGAAGAACAATGAGTTGTAGATCCTGCTGCGTTGAGCCCTATTCTTACAATCTTTCCCCTGGAGTATGTCTGCAGGTAAAACTGCCGGCTACTCCTGAGAATTGAAACAACATCCTTCCTGTCTGTTAGTGTCATTGCAGGCAGGCAGAATGAAACTGTGTGCTACGTTGTGTCAAGAGGTATAAGTAGCAGAAGCCTATGGCAAGcatcctgattttcttttaatcatgtACACAGCAATGAACCAATCCTGCCAGCACTACTTCTGGCCTTGCTTTACCTCCTTTTAATTTGAATGTCCGTGTAAAAGTGGTATCTTTGTAAGTTACTACATAAACTGGGTGTTCACAAGACTGCCACCAGGGCTGAGGGTGAGAGGGCTcccacaaatacaaaaatttgTGGTGTTCgtgttttcagaaaattagCAGATGCATCTCCTCCCTGAATATCCAAACAAACTCctgtttgaaaataaagctaCTGGAAAGACtatactgaaaatgtaaaatgtaaacattttaagaCTTCAGAG
It includes:
- the CDCA7 gene encoding cell division cycle-associated protein 7, yielding MAPPRPQRQGRSGRKNFTAFRNTAFRNTKLIPMETSSSSDDSCDSFGSDNFANAKRKFRSDIGEELAKIFHEASDDESFCGFSENEIQDALKLESDSEENNTSTESKLAQKRQKCPIPLKVAMKFPPRRSERRKGEMEPFPEELVPAPDSDPDSDSEEKGAMFLEKRALNIKENKAMLAKLMAELQNVSGIFAGRKSLPTVSHGPKQISRRSLPRSALRRNPDRSSRPHTRSRSLIEGPPLLPEEEDDDRYILVRRRKMSDEYLEHEARTSRRGCRGAMAFPHVVRPVEEITEEELDNICGSARDKVYNRTMGSTCHQCRQKTIDTKTNCRNPDCVGVRGQFCGPCLRNRYGEDVRTALLDPTWRCPPCRGICNCSFCRQRDGRCATGVLVYLAKYHGYDNVHAYLKSLKQELGMED